The genomic interval GACGACGACCACGAGTGGGTGCGTGCGGAGGCCGTGGTCGCGCTCTCGCGGACGGACCCGAGTGACACCGACCGGCTCGAGAGCGCCATCGAGGACGACAGCGGCTGGGTCCGGCGCAACGCCATCGTGGCCCTCGGGAAACTGGGGGCCGTCGATCAGCCGCTACTCGTCGACCGGATCAAGTCCGACGGCCATCCCGCCGTCCGGGAGTACGCGGCGCAGTTCCTCGGCGAAGTCACCGAGGACACCGAGGCAGTCGTCCGCATCCTCGCGGCGGTGCTGGCCCGGGAACCCAACGCCTACGTCCGGGCGAAAGCCGCCGACAGCCTGGGCGAACTCGGGACCGACCGCGCCGAGGAGGCCCTGGAGTCCCAGGGGTTACACGACCGTAGCGAGGACGTGCGCCGGACCGCCAGGGTCGCACTGGCGAGCGCCCGGGGGACCGACCCCGAGGAGATCGACCTGCCGGACAGCGGGGAGACCGACGGCTCGCCCCCGATGACCCGGCCGCCGGGTGGCGCCGACGCGCCCAGCCCCACCGACCCGCGTGGCCCCGATCAGCCACAGCCAAGCGGTCCCGGGCCGGCGCCGAGTCGGGAGTACGACGGGGGTGACCACCGGTGAGCGAGTCCCCCGCCGAGCAGTCCGTGGGGCTGTCGATCCCCGAGGAGTACGCCGGCGAGTTCGTCGCCGAAGTGTTCGAGGACGCCGAGCGGTCGACCGACTGGCCGGGCGTCGTCGACGCCTTCGTCCCGCCCGCCCGACGCGAGGAGTGGGGAGAACTGGACGCGACGGCACAGGTCTGTCAGGTGTTAGACCGGGCGGGCGCCTACGATCAGTCGGCCGTCGACGCCCTGGAGCGGATCGACGCCGACGCCGAGCGACCGGCGGCCCGCGAGAAGTTCGACGAGGCGATCCGGTGCCGGCACAACGCAGACGGCTTCCGAAACGCCGTCGCCGACGCCTACGCCAGGGGACGAATCGACGACGACGGGCTGGTCGCGGCGGTCGAACGGACGGACTTTGGGACCGACACCATCGCTCGTCGCGAGGAGCTACTGGAACTGATCGCGGAGAAACACGAGTTCGAGTTCCGGCCCTACGGCGGGACCTTACTCGACGGCGAGCGGTTTCAGACCGACTCGTCGGACTCGGCGACCTGGTGATCGTCGCCACCGGGTTCGTCGTCCCCGAGCACGTCGGACAGTTCCTCGTCCGGCGCTTCGACGAGGTCGCCGGCCAGGAGGCCGGTCAGTCCGGTGACGAGCATCCCGACGCCGGCGATCCGGGTCGATCGGACGTACCACTGTTTGGGTTCGAGGTCGCCGGGGTTCTCGTAGCCGCTCAGGAGGAGCCTCGCGTTCAGTTTGATCGCTTGCCGGGGCA from Haloarcula pelagica carries:
- a CDS encoding HEAT repeat domain-containing protein; translation: MTLDDYHSARNGAPATDEPALRECLDSSEQRRDAALALIDVADRQGLDDRTVDALDGVVREATDPEARQYAVEALGTAGVGTESVRRALDDDHEWVRAEAVVALSRTDPSDTDRLESAIEDDSGWVRRNAIVALGKLGAVDQPLLVDRIKSDGHPAVREYAAQFLGEVTEDTEAVVRILAAVLAREPNAYVRAKAADSLGELGTDRAEEALESQGLHDRSEDVRRTARVALASARGTDPEEIDLPDSGETDGSPPMTRPPGGADAPSPTDPRGPDQPQPSGPGPAPSREYDGGDHR